In a genomic window of Bombina bombina isolate aBomBom1 chromosome 10, aBomBom1.pri, whole genome shotgun sequence:
- the CDKN2C gene encoding cyclin-dependent kinase 4 inhibitor C, which yields MPLGPGMAQTLGDLLAAAAARGDLEQLRDLLITAPNVDEPNQFGRTALQVMRLGNPAIARLLLSRGANPNLKDRTGFSVLHDVARAGFRDTLQTLLEFSADVNLPDDEGNLPLHLAAKEGHLQVVKLLVVHKDSQLGHQNCNGDTPWDIATLYSREEVAQWLHSQE from the exons ATGCCCCTCGGCCCCGGCATGGCTCAAACCCTCGGGGACCTGCTGGCCGCGGCTGCAGCCAGGGGTGACTTGGAGCAACTCCGGGACCTGCTAATTACAGCGCCTAACGTGGATGAGCCCAACCAGTTCGGGAGGACAGCTTTGCAG GTTATGAGGCTGGGCAATCCTGCCATTGCCAGGCTGCTGCTAAGCAGAGGCGCTAACCCCAACCTGAAGGACAGGACTGGCTTCTCCGTGCTCCATGATGTGGCCAGAGCTGGCTTCCGTGACACACTGCAAACCCTACTGGAGTTCAGTGCAGATGTTAATCTACCGGACGACGAAGGTAACTTGCCCCTGCATCTAGCCGCCAAGGAAGGGCATCTGCAGGTGGTAAAGCTCTTGGTTGTACACAAGGACAGTCAGCTGGGCCACCAGAACTGCAATGGGGACACCCCGTGGGACATAGCCACGTTATACAGCCGAGAGGAGGTGGCACAGTGGCTACACAGCCAGGAATGA